A window of Castanea sativa cultivar Marrone di Chiusa Pesio chromosome 1, ASM4071231v1 contains these coding sequences:
- the LOC142622413 gene encoding WAT1-related protein At3g30340-like, giving the protein MADMKSCEEWKPFIAMIAVDFAFAIVNILLKKILDEGMDHLVFVTYRLTISTIFLAPIGYFLERNSRPKLTLRILCYLFFSAIVGASLTQYFFLLGIQYTSAYFSCAFVNMVPVITFLMALPFGLETLDIKCNSGRAKVLGTVVCIGGAILLTLYRGVPLFDHSHSQAVTQMMDHTIKLNSTKKTERWTLGSIALVVGTFFWSSWFLLQSTIGKRYPCQYSSTAIMSFFGAIQSAILSFSTNRNLSAWSLNGKIEIMTVLYAGIIGSGMCYVVMSWCVKKRGPVFTAAFSPLVQIMAAMFDIPILHEKLYLGSILGSIVVIIGMYILLWGKNMEMKLCLTKLAQEAERIKEQEPQLQVVEISCDSRHHSGQDA; this is encoded by the exons ATGGCTGACATGAAGAGTTGTGAAGAATGGAAACCTTTTATTGCAATGATAGCAGTTGATTTTGCCTTTGCTATTGTGAATATTCTTCTCAAGAAAATCCTTGATGAGGGAATGGACCACTTGGTCTTTGTTACTTACCGGCTGACAATCTCTACCATATTTTTAGCTCCAATCGGCTACTTTTTAGAAAG GAATAGCAGACCAAAGCTCACACTTCGTATCTTATGTTACCTCTTCTTCAGTGCAATCGTCGG GGCATCGCTGACACAATACTTCTTCCTTCTTGGAATTCAATACACATCTGCTTATTTTTCATGTGCCTTTGTCAACATGGTGCCAGTGATCACATTTCTAATGGCATTACCTTTTGG GTTAGAGACTCTGGACATAAAATGCAATAGTGGAAGAGCCAAAGTACTTGGTACTGTGGTGTGCATTGGTGGTGCAATACTGTTGACTCTTTATAGAGGAGTGCCTTTATTTGACCATTCACACTCACAAGCTGTAACTCAAATGATGGATCATACTATTAAGCTCAACTCTACCAAGAAGACAGAGAGATGGACACTTGGTTCAATAGCTTTAGTTGTAGGAACCTTTTTTTGGTCTTCATGGTTTCTTTTACAATCAACTATAGGTAAGAGATATCCCTGCCAGTATTCTAGCACTGCTATCATGTCCTTCTTTGGTGCCATCCAGTCAGCTATCTTAAGTTTTTCCACAAACAGAAACCTTTCTGCATGGTCTCTGAATGGGAAAATAGAAATCATGACTGTCCTGTACGCT GGAATAATAGGATCCGGCATGTGCTATGTTGTTATGTCGTGGTGTGTTAAGAAAAGGGGTCCAGTTTTCACAGCAGCATTCAGCCCCCTCGTTCAGATAATGGCAGCCATGTTCGACATCCCCATCCTGCACGAGAAACTTTACCTTGGGAG CATTCTGGGATCAATCGTTGTAATTATTGGAATGTACATTCTTCTGTGGGGTAAGAACATGGAGATGAAGCTTTGTCTAACAAAATTAGCCCAAGAAGCTGAAAGGATCAAGGAACAAGAGCCGCAGTTGCAAGTTGTTGAAATCTCTTGTGATTCACGGCACCATTCAGGCCAAGATGCATAA
- the LOC142643909 gene encoding uncharacterized protein LOC142643909, whose translation MLSESVNPTNSSSGGGDNQKSFDRDVRQMVSAITQRLGDLKKSGSSTQQVEGDDEHGLRVITLAGTNSGANLRSELGEKSQEDSLVEFDTLSTYVNSNFQAINNSIMMGGSYTTNDPGVHLDITDIQENPGHKPGHKHGKKGKKKEKDSQKSDHTEHSDGDHDS comes from the coding sequence ATGCTTTCTGAATCAGTTAATCCAACCAACTCCTCATCAGGTGGAGGAGACAATCAAAAATCATTTGACCGTGATGTGAGACAGATGGTCTCAGCCATAACCCAACGCCTTGGTGATCTCAAGAAATCAGGTTCAAGTACCCAGCAAGTGGAGGGTGATGATGAACACGGTTTGAGAGTCATCACGCTTGCTGGAACCAACTCTGGAGCCAATCTACGAAGTGAGTTGGGCGAGAAATCTCAAGAGGATTCGCTTGTTGAGTTTGACACACTAAGCACCTACGTCAACAGCAATTTCCAAGCCATCAACAACTCAATCATGATGGGTGGCAGCTACACCACCAACGATCCAGGTGTTCACCTGGACATCACTGACATCCAAGAGAACCCTGGCCATAAGCCAGGCCACAAACATggaaagaagggaaagaaaaaagagaaggacTCCCAGAAAAGCGACCACACTGAGCATTCTGATGGAGATCATGATTCATGA